The sequence ACAGGGGTGGGGTCTCCGGGTGCTGTCTTCAACTGGCAGGGGTCAGAGGAGGCCGAGGGCTTGTGCCCTGACACACTGCCCCACCTTCCTGCCAAGCCAGCCTCTTAGAACGGAGAGCCAAGTGTGGTGAGGGGTGTGCAATTCAGGGAAGACTGGATGGAAGCAAAGTGCAGGGTTCTTGCTCCGGGCCATGGGCTGGGGCCCGGGCAGGCCTCTGTGTGTCCCTGGCACCCCAGGGCTGGGATACCACCTGGATGGCTCCAGGTCTCTCCTGGAGGACAAAGGTCGATGGCTGTGCTCTCCTAACGACAGGCTGGGTcctacctgcagttcctgaaacaacagcTTTTCACAGGTGCTACCTAGTGGGCTTCTTGATGTTCCCACTCCTGAGCGCCCGCCCCATCCACACCACAGTGGGTCTACCCTCACTGTTCAGGCACAGATTTCTCCACTTCCCAGAGACCTTCAGGCAGAGACCCAGGGCTCCCCAGGAATGCAGATGGGGGCAtcccaggaagaaaggagagacaggagggacCACTCTGGTCACACAAATGACAGACAGCTCAGGCCAatgctccctcctccaggaatccagggggaggggaggaaaggctgggtccctgggccgCTGTGCCCGCCCCTGGCTGGAAGCTCTGGGAGGAAGCTGCTCTCCCTGTGACCTTGTGTGGTCTCCCTGTAGGGAAGTGGTTTCCTCTCCACCCGCTGCCGCCCGGGGCCCTGGGacgctccctccccctctctggtcCCACGGAGGAAGGCAGGACAGCGGAAGAGGGACAGTGAGACAGACAGTCCAACGAGCACTTTGCAGCCGTTTGGGAAATGCCACCTCCCCCCAAGCAAGGACACTTAGGAGTCAATGGTTTGCCTTTCACCCcaactgtaactggaaaagacaccggtgtttAGGCTGCCTGTCACCGCCGAATCCAATAATCAATGACAGCCATTGAATCTTTCACGGCGCTTTAATCAGGTGGCCggggatctgagaagatggcgggttcagaCCCTAACAacccatcttcccttctctttcctggccagatctcttataagggggtgggggaggacacacAAGGTGGGGTGAGgcctttgagattcagaagctgcagccttcctgtcctgggcagtgagCTGCTCCCAAGGGGTGGGGTggtcctctgctctccctggaacaaaggtccggaggtccccaggtggtaatcttcctcagggccccagcaggtcggctgtttttcccaggagccagggtgggccttCTGTgtagtttctcagacaaaagttTAACATagttgctagacttacagcttttcaccttaagctaaaattttccaagtcttgagtcccctgtcACACCCACAGGGCCAACAGCTCCCACCACCCACTCGGGGAGACAAGAGCAGAAATCTAATCAGTGCCATTtgctgcccaggcccagcacacagGAAGTGCAGGGTGTGATCTCATGCTGGCACATCAGCATAGAGATGGCGAGTCTGCCAttgccaccctgcctgagcctcCTCTGACCCCCAGCCTTCATTTTCCTCCGTTGATATTCTATGCACTTACTTtaccagagagggggagggagggagagaaacatcacacccagctggggacccagcctgcagcccaggcctgagccctgactgggaatcaaactggcggctGTCGGGTTCGCAGGCCGGGgctcaacccacggagccacagcagccagggctaaacgcCCAGCCTTTAAAAACCCTCACGACACAGGTCTCTGCCCGCCTGCCCTCACTCCCACCAGCACGCCCacgcccttcctcccccaccagcGAGCATCCCCTAAACCCTCAGGGTCCCCAGGAGTCTAGCAGCCAGGGGGGCAGCCCGCAGCGGTGGCTCTTGCGGGGCTCACCCCCGACCTTGTCCCCGAGGCCCTGTTGCTCTGATTCAGAGCCTAGGTCGCTCTTGCTGCCCATGCTCACAGGCTCGGACCAACCAGCACCGTGGAGCCTCAGGACTGGGGAGCGTCCCAGACAGAGGGCCCCTAGTGCagggagccagggccccaggggacacGCTCCCGAGGGCGGGCAGGACAGGCGCCCTGGACGCGGTGCCGGCGGCCCCGAGCACGCAGCTCCCGCGTGGCCTCACGCAGGGACGTCTCCCGGGACTGGGGTCCGGGGACCCTGACGCTCCGAGCTGTGCACGGGAACCGAGCAGGCGCGCCCGTGTCTGTGACGAGGACGGGACCGGTCCCTGCTGAGACAGGCGCCGGGTCCTGTAGGGCTGGGCGGCGACCCCCAGGGGCCGCAGGGGGTGTGGCCCTCCACGTAGATCAGGCACAAGGACAGCGGCACGGCGTGTGCCCGGCTGCTACAGGCGCGGGCACTGCCCTCTGCGGAGGGGCCTCGCAGCTGGGACAGCAGGCaagcagcccccagggccccggtTGCCCTCCCCAGGCCCTTCCTCCAGCGCAGGACCAGGGCCCCGGGAGCAGTGGCTGTGCCCGCTGGGCAGGAGGAgtccaggaggggcctggggcatCCTGCAGCCCCAGAATCCAAAGAACTGGACAGGGTGGCGGGAGGAGGGCACCGGCACCACCAccaggggttgggggcggggctgggggcggctgGGAGCTGTGGAGTCTGGAGAGGCTGGAGCAGCAGCTCCTGCGAGGCCTGGACCCTCCTCCGAGGGGTAGATGATGGTCCTCGCTGCTCTGAACGGGTCACTGCAGGCACACTCCCCCCGGGGAGGGACCGCCCGTCCCCACAGGGCACTCCAGGCAGCACGTGGGGGAGGACAGAGGAAACGGAAAATCACCGCTGGGCAACCGGCACCGGAGTAACCCCAgagaccccccaccccatgggctGGGTTTGTGGGCCTCAGCTTGGGGGGCCCGAGCGTGGTCGCACAGCCTCCAAGGGTCTGCGCAGTTACTCCCACGGGCCAGGAACACCGGGGTTCTACAGGGGGACACCCCACagacccacccctgcccagggctcccagTGACGGCGCCATGGAGAGAGTCACCGTGGGCAGCTCCCCGGGAGGGGTGCTGACGAGGCCCAGCTCCATTTCTGCAACACTGTTGCCAGAGAAGCGCAgcctcaggcccccccccccgcccccggcccccccgcACGGCACGCAGAGCAGGGCTCTGGGAAGCCGCAGGGGTGCTCTCGATGGGGCCACCACACTGAGGACCAGGATGCGTGCAAGGGCTGCCACCAGCGGGACCGGGGACCCTCCCTGGGAAGACCCCAGTGACGCACTGGGGACAGCGGCTGAGGCGTTCAGTTCCCTGACGGTTTCCCTTCAAGGCAAGTGCTGGTCTGGGTTGTGGGGGCTGAGAAAAGGCGTCAACAGGAAGttctgggcagggggagggggccccgAGTTCTCTCATCTGTCTCTCAAAACCTTCCTGAGTCTCGATTTGCAGCAGAATGCAGAGCTAGAGAGCCACTGGTGAGAGAAGCACAGCAAAGGTGGCcgaggggctggggccaggccggCTCTGCTGCTCTGAGGCCGTGCGACCAGGGGCAGGTGGCGAACGTCCCTGCGTCCCCGTTCCCCGTCCGATGATGCGGGAAACGGCAGCACTTACCGCCTTCCCAAGGGCATTAGCTCTCTTAGGGCACGCACAGCATACAGAGCCTGGGACACGCCAAGTGGCCTGGGAGCGCCTGCTTCTGTCGCCAGGAAGCCCCAGGCTGCGTCCCTCCCAGACAGGCGCATGGGAGGAGGAACTGAAAGAGGAGGAAACCAGGCCCAGAGTCGCAGGAGCCACGGCGGGGTCAGGGtcccacccaggcctgtgtcctaaGAACAAGCCACcccccagagaagggaggagcagggctccagaagggaggcagggcggccacgccctcccccagcagctgctggggtGGCTGGTCCagcggggtgggggacaggggggaCCCAGAGGGAACCCCAGAGCAgtggggccaggccccagccctcAGACGCGGTGAGGGGTGGACGGTCAGGGACAGGCCGACAGGTGAGCCTGGGGCCGCCACgccccacagcccagccaccCATCCTCCCCTGCAGCCGCTCCTCCCCGAGTCCGGGCTCACTGAGCAAGTCCCTGCTGGATACACGAATGCATAGAACTTTTCCTAAAGGTGTAAGATGAACACGGTCCACCCGTGAACATCAACGAATAACAGGAAAGAAACCTTGTGCAAATACTAAATGTGAAAAGCATGAAAGAATTAAGTCTGAACCAAGGAATTCGTAGAACGAGTATGAACTTCCAGGAGGAGGTGCAGCAGGGGATACAACGTAAGAAATCGTCCGGAGACACGGGGCCGTCTCAGCCTCGGGTCGCACGTGGGCGAGTCCACGCCCTCCGGACCCCGGAGGAGCCTCTCGGGGGCGTGGCCCGGGCCTGCACCCACCTGCACCCACCTGCACACCCGGCACCCGGGGCACAGGAACACGTGGCTGAGGATCTGCGGAACCTCGGGCGACAGAGGCGCTGGGCCCTGGCGTTTCCCGGTGAGATGCCGGCCGAGCGGTGACCTCCTGAAGGTCAATGGTAAGTGTGCACATTCCCGTACAGAAGGGGACGCGGTGACACGTGCCCTTGGGGTCTGCCCAGGAGCCGGCCAGCCACCCTGGAAGCGGCCGAGCCCTGAGCAAGGGGCACActcaggggcgggggcgggggcagacgcGGGGTCCCGCCGACACCCAGGGTCTGGCCCCTGTGcagctgccccccagccccactccgaGGAGGCGCACGAGGGGCAACCCTCCTGCCAGAAGCGCCGAGGCCAAGGGGGCAGACACAGGCAGGCCAGTGTGAGGAGGCGAGAGGAGGGGCGGCTCCACTCCCGCGCCCTGGGGTCCGGAAGGGAGGGCGTGGGCGGTGAGGGAGGCTCCTGTGTGAGAATGCACTGGATGAGAGTCTCCCAAGACCCTTGGGAGACAGGAACGCACAGACCTGAGGAACCCAGCATTCTCCACCCGAATAAAGAGGGACGAAGCCACCCTCAGCACATCCCGGTGAAACCCCAGCAAACCAAACACAAGATCCAAGTGACAAAGAGCCTGACGGGGTGACACTCGGCTGGCGGCTGGCGTCACAGCAACTGTGGACTCGGGACCCTGAGACGGGCCACCGCAGCCGCCTGAAAATCCCGCTCCCAGTGGACAGGCCGTCTGGGCACAGAGCAGACAGGGGGCTGTTTTCAGGGACACAAAGCAGAGGGCTCGGGTGTCAGCAAGCCCTGAAGGGGACCCCTCACACGGAGGGGCTCTGCGGGGACACCCTGGGGAGCCAGGAGCTGGGCGCATGTGCCCAGGGACACGACAGTCAGCGGCACTGGCTGTGACCATGGCAGCTCCCGTGGGAGACGACAAACACCCACAGGCTCTGCCACCACGGTGGGTCGGGAGGCGGTCGGCAGACCCGGGACCCCGAGGTCCCAGGTCGCCGTCCGGCGGGACGAGTGCCGGGTGGTCTCGGTGAGCAGGGACCATGGGGTTGCGTCACAGCTGCAAAGGGGACCGCTGCGGGGCCCTCGGAGCCGGGAGGAGCCGCCCATTCAGAGGAAATGgtgacacagagacacagcaGAGGTACTGCTAGACTTGGtaagagggctgggggaggccccCGGGTGCAAAGCTCCTGTCCACCCAGTGGTGGTTCCTGTAGCCAGCAGGTGGCCATCGGAGGCAAGGAAGGGGCCCTCCCTCAGAGGCTGATGGAGAAGTGGCCCAAGCCCCGTCCCTAAAGCTTTTTCCATTTTATGCCCCCAGCTGGAGGCCAGGTGCAGGTAAGGGCTGAGGACAagctccaccccagccccagggcagcaaGCAGGTGCCACAGAGTGCAGGCTGGGCTCCACATCTGGACAGGCTGGGACTCTCACGGGACCCCTCCCCAGGTGAGAGCACAACGGTGTCAGGTGCATGTCCTTTATTGCATTTGGTTGGGGACGCATGTGCACATGAACAGCTGTGAAGAGGTGACAGCATGAGGCTACGGGCAGCCACCAGAAGCCTCCTAACTCTTGGTGACATCAATATTTCTTCCATATTATCAGCGAGCCAGTCAAGTAACAGAAATGACAGCACAGGTGATGGCAGCGATGATGACACCAAATATGATGAGGAGGCCCAGGACCAGGGCCGCGATGTTCAGGGACTTGGCGGTGGACGCGTAGCTCTGGGCACCCGTCATGTCCTTCACCATCTTCCGGTCCCTGGACTGGGGGAGGAGAGACGGTCAGGGGGGCCTGGAGTGGAGCTGGGGAGAGCCAGCGGCTGTGACTCAGGTCCTGCCCTGCTGGTCCCCGCCcagagccctccccctgcccttcagCCACATCAGGACCCTCCTCTGCCTGTTCCCTGGAGCCTGAGCAGGTCCGGGCCAGGGGGACCATCCATCAGAGCCCCTCAGCCTCTCCAGGGGTCCCCGGggcacctcctccccctgcccttaCCCCTCTGCTGGCCACATCACACCAGCGGTCAGGGTCTCtggggttttcatttttctggaccAGACGTGAGGTCTGGGCCTGGTGTGTGAAGGACCTGATTTCTCCAACTGGGATGGAAAGGAGAGGCCCCTGGACACGGTGCAGACCCTCCCAAAGGCAGCGTGTCCGTGTAGCCCCCTCGGACTCTCCCAGGGAGAAGGAGCCCCCACctgacccacacccacacacactcagaaAACTGCTCCTGCTGTGAGTCCAcagtccccagggccctgtgggcaggaggacccctgggcccccccccccccacacccaccttcaCGGAGTAGGCGAAGGCCACGAAGCCCAGGCAGCAGACGTTGAAGAAGAGCGTGTTGAACAGGGACCAGACGATGTGGTCGGGCATGGCGGTCTCAGGCTGGATGTTGACCACGGTGGTTGTCACGGGTGCTGAGATCTGCGGAGCCCCCAGCACGGCCACCTCGTGCTCCTCCTTGAGCATCTCGTAGGATGTGGGGACTCCGGCGTGGGGGCCAGTGAAGAAGCGCTGGGAAGTGCGGCTCATGGTGCCTAGACAGAGCGGATTCCTCAGGCCGCGGGGACTCAGTGTGCTCCGTGGGTGCTTCCCCTCCTGGCTACTTTGGGTTTCCCCAAAGTTTCCTTTTCCTGAGGTTTGCGAAACTCAGGATTGGCTGTGCCTCTGGAGGGCCGCCCGGGTTGAGTGTCGGGTTAcacaggcgggggggggggggggggggggcaccgccCGGGCCTGGAGGCTTCTGGTCCCTGATGGTGGAGTCAGGCCTGGGCCCTGGTACACTGGTTCCCCATCTGGAGTGTGATGGGCCCCGGGGACATGTCTGAAGTTCAGGGTCACCCACCTGAAGGGGAGCAGTTTCACTAGGAAGTAAGcttgttttctttgatttaaaaatattaattcatttaaaaacaacaattgtagccctggctggtgtggctcagtgcattgagtgccaacCCTagaactgaagggtcgctggttcagttccaggtcagggcaagtgcctggggtGCTGGCCAGGAACGCTGGCTGGGGGTTTGGGACACACAGGCAGACATGACGACCCCCCGCCCCAGCGGGCTCCCACTACTCGGTGCCTGGGATCGTGAGGACGCCAGCAGCACCTGCAGCCTCTCCCATGGAAGGGCCATGCCTGCTGTGCAGACCCAGGTGGGTGGCAGGGGGGGCCTGCCAGCACTCACTGGGCAAAGCTGGCCTTTCCGTGCCCTTGAACCCTCCGTGCACAGgaccctgtccccagccctgacccctcccTCTCAGGCCACAGGCGTGCAGACTACCTCCAGTGGGGCCACAGCAACCTGAATGCTTCAGGCAAGTGTCCCGGGAGGGGAGGTGCAGCTGCACCCCCCTCCTGCACCCCGGCGATGGTTGCAGGGCAACCCAGCTGGGATGTGCATCACGTGGCCGGCCACAGCGGTGACAGGGTGACTCCAGGTGCCTCCCTCCCGCCCGTGGGGACTGGCTCCAGCGGCAGCAGGCGTCCCAGGAAGCCGAGACCGACACCCCGGGGCTGTGCCCACGCCGCGCGCCAGGGCCCCCGACCCTGTGCTGGGGCCACGGAGCGGGCCCTCGGTGTTCCCTGCGCCCAGCATGAGGAGGCCAGCCCCAGGgtgcctggggctgccctgctGACGCCAAGCCCCTCCGAGGGCCTCCCCACCCCGCGCTGCCGGCAGCAAATGAGCAGCGCCCCCACCTTGTGCTGGAGAAGAAGCCCAGACAGGTCCCAGGTGGGgttttgaagatttcatttatttattcttagagaggggagggagagcaagaggaagccggatcagttgcttctcataggCGTCCCGACCAGGCTTGACTCTGACGCACAGCCCAGGCTCGTGCCCTGAGcggggatcgaaccggcaaccttagGTTTTACCAGTGACACACGACCTAGAGCCGCTGGCTCGGGGCAGACCTGGGACAGCTTTTCACAAGTGCCAGTaccccccacccgcaccccctcCAGCCACACCATTGACCCCTCCCCCCGTCATGGCCCTGAGGCAGCCTGTTGCTGCCTGGTTTACATGCGATCACCAGGTGGGAGCCCTGGTCCCCCTCCTGTGCTCTGAACCTGACCTGGTTAACCTCTAAGGGCACTGGCCTACCTGGGCCCTCAGCTGCCAGTGCCCAGTGCCCTGGGTCTTCAGGACAGGGAGGGGCCCGGCCCCTGCATTCCCGAAGCCCCCGCCCACAAAAGGCTTCAGCTCACAGCCACCCACCTGGGCTGCGGTGCTCACCTGTCTGCAGGTCCCTCTggagccccacccaccaccctgcccaagcctgggggcctggaggggagAAGGGCCAGTGGCAGCCCTGGTGGGCCCAGGACACTCCAGGACCCCCAGTGGAAGGGGTCCTTTTCCTCCGAACTATCCTGAGGCCCGTGAACTCCCCTAAGCATTTGTGGATGCTCCAGTCCCTACCATAAGGATGGCATTTGGGTCCTTTCTGCCCCTGGGAAGGGACCCTGCAGGCACCTTTcctacaaaaagagaaagaacagaacagacaaGGAAATGCCTGTCCCCTCGGGGAAAGGCCGGTGGCAGGTCCTGGGGGCCACCTGCGTGGGAAGCCCTCTGCtcagccaccccctcccacctttgTCTAAGCCCTCTGCATGCCTCTGCTTAGAAAACACAGGTGTTTGCCTTGCAAGAAGAGTCTGGACAGAGGCAGACATGTGACAGACACGGCTGTCCAGGTGTCAGGGAGCCTGGGTCATCctctgggtggcagggtgggCAGAGACGGCCCCTCACGTGGAACCTACAGGCTTGGCCTGGCCAGTTGGCCCTGGGCCTTGGCAGGGTGGGTGTCAGTGTCTGGGGCCCTTAGGAGgtgtgggtgagggtggggggcccACAGCTGGGGCCCAGGACACAGGAAGTAAGAGGGAGGCTGGGCGGGCCAGGCTCCCAACCCTCCTGCCCCACTGCTTGTGGGCTGGGTCTGCCAGGGGCCACCTCTTCCTTGGTGCCCGACATCTGGAAGCCTTGAGAGAACCAGGTTCGGGGCTGACTTCCAGCTCAGGGAGCTCATGTCCAGGTTGGGGCTGGGTTTCTCTTCCACCTGAAGAGCAGGGAAACTCGGGGCTGTCTTGCCAGGTGACCTGTGGACTCCCGGAGTCACGCCCCCTGCAGCCTTCTGGGGCTGATGGGGGTATTCAGGGCTGAGGGTGCTCTGGAGCAGGGCCTCTGTGCCTCAAATGCTCCCATCCTGGGTCAGGGCTCAGACCTCTGGGAAGGAGGGACCCCCCACCCTAAACTTACTGCATTCATTGCTCCTAGTGGGAGGCATGTGAAAATCAGGCCTCAGGACAAGCTCTGTTCCTGGAGTTGGTACTCATCTGGTCCCCTCCAGCTGGTCCTGTGACCACCCCCCCGCATCTGGCTCCACTGAGGGGCAGCAGGGCGGAGCAGACAGGGGCTTGCACAGCCTGCTGCCCTGTACTTCCAGGCCATCGCCAAATGCCCCGTCCCACCACAGCTGCCTCCTGGTGTCCACACGTTCCTCTGTCATGGGACCCTGCTGACCCCCTGGGGGGACAGGCCACAGGGGATGGTTCCTGGGCTGCACCCAGGAGGCACCCAACCCCACCTGGAGCCTGGACGTCAGAGGGGGGCCTGTGAcagcagaggaggggtggggctgtgggggccgggctgcccctgggctggaggggtCTGTGTGACCACGTGCAGGGGCCCTGCATGGGACGTGgatggggcaggaaggggggccCATGGGCAGGAGAAGCCCCAGGACCCACCGCAGCCCCGAAGGAGCCACAAGAGCCATCCTGAGTGAAGGGGCAGGAAGCAGCCGTTACCCTGCAGGCTGCCCTGCCATCTGTTCTCCTGTCAGCTGACACTCGTGGGTTTTTCCGCCTTCTCGTACCCAGTGAAATCACCAGTTTGTAAACCCTAGGAAATAGACACTCCTGAGAAATCAGAACTACCCCGGAAAGGGAGGGGCCTCGAGCTCTGTCCCAGCACCTAAAACCACGCTGCTCAGGGCTCTGCTTCAGGAAGCTTCCAGCTTCATCCCTTGAGACCACACCTGCTCCCCAAAGCCAGAGATGATCAAGGAGGAACACGAGGTGGCCGTGCTGGGagtgccccagggcccaggacccgTGGTGTCCACCCTGGTCAACATCCAGACAGAGCCCGCTGTGCACGACCACATCACCTGGTCCCTGCTCAGCtccatctacttcaacttctgcTGCCTGGGCTTGGCGGCGTACTACCAGTCCATaaaggtgggtgggtgtgtgtgggccCCCAGGGGCCCTCCTGCCCACAGGGCTCTGGGATGGGGAGCCgttgcacgtgtgtgtgcacatgtgcctgTACAAGTCACAGAGAGTCTGTACCGGGGACATGGGGTGGCAGGGTCAGCCCTGGATCCCCAGGACTCCAAGTAATTCCCTACTGACCATGCCCGAAATTAGCTCTCTCAGTAAGAATAAAGGGGTTCCCACGCCCTGACCCCCGCCTGTGGATGTGGCCAGCAGAGGGGCCgcagggcagggggaagaggTGCCCAGGGACCACTGGAGAGGCTGAGAGGCTCTGAGGGAGGGACCCCCCTGGCCCGGACCTGCTCAGGCTCCAGGGGAACAGCAGAGAAGGGTCCTGATGTGGctgaagggcagggggaggctcTGGCAGGGACCAGCAGGGCAGGACCTGAGTCACAGCCGCTGGCTCTCCCCAGCTTCCACTCCAGGCCCCCCTGACCATCTCTCCTCCCCCAGTCCAGGGACCGGAAGATGGTGGGCGACATGACGGGTGCCCAGAGCTACGCGTCCACCGCCAAGTGCCTGAACGTCTGTGCCCTGATATTGAGCGtcattctgttcatttttcattgtaattCACACGAGGATCTTGGTGTAACTTCAGCACAGTTGTTACGATGTCACGAAGAGTTAGGAGGCTTCTGCTGGCTGCCCATAGCCTGAGGCGGTCACCTCTTCACAGCTTGTTCATGCGCACGTGCGTCCCCGACAGAATGCAATAAAGACATGCACCTGACAACGTTGTGCTCTCACCTGGGGAGGGGTCCCGTGAGAGTCCCAGCCTGCCCCTGAGGCTGAGCCACCCCACACCCGGTGCCACCTGCTTGCTGCCCTGGCAGTGGGTGGAGCTTGTCCTCAGGCCTTACCTGCAcctgggccccagctggggcaacaaagggaaaaattaggGGTGGGGGCCTCTCCTTCCCAGAGGTCTGAGCCCCGACCCAGGATGGGAGCATCTGAGGCACAGAGGCCCTGCTCCAGAGCACCCTCAGCCCTGAACACCCCCATCAGCCCCAGAAGTCAGCAGGGGGCGTGACTCCGGGAGTCCACAGGTCACCTGGCAAGACAGCCCCAGGTTTCCCTGCTCTTCAAGTGGAAGACAAACCCAGCCCCAACCTGGACGAAAGCTCCCTGAGCTGGAAGTCGGCTCCGAACCTGGTTCTCTCAAGGCTTCCAGATGTCGGGCACTAAGGGGTAGCCAGGGCAGACCCAGCCCACAAGCAGCGGGACAGCAGGGTTGGGAGCTGGGCCCGCCCGGACTGCCACTtcctccctgtgcccagggccccagctgtggACGCTgcacaccctcacccccacctcccttctgccCGCAACCGCAGCGCACTAACGCTCCGGGGCCTGGCCGGCTGGGGACCTGAGGATCAGCCATAGGATCTCAGGCTGTCCCCGGCGGTCCCACGTCTGAGCAGGAGAGGGGTCAGGGCCAGGGAAGATGGTCCTGCACAGGGCACGCTGGCAGACCAGCCTCCCTGTGTCCCGAAAACACTGGCATAGACGTGGGGAGGGGCTcccgggaggggagaggaggggggaggagagccCCGCAGGGACACCAGTGAATCCCTCCCCTAGGTCTGGCCCCGCCCACACGCGTGCACCGCCCATTTCTGTTCGCCGCAGGCTAGGCCCCGCCCCTTCTGGCCCACCTTCGGGTCCCACAACCCTGTGAACCCAGGCTGGAGACCACCCCACCTACCATCCTGGAACGCCCACCTGGGTGAAGGTGACCCTCGTCCACCCACATTCCAGGCGGAGAAGATGCTGGGGGCGGCTCCCAGGACTCGGGGCTGTGGGCTGAGCCGTGGGGAGCCCAACGGACGGCACTCGGCCCCTTCGGACGGGCCTGCACTGCGCCTGCGTGAAGCCGCAGGCGCCGCGCAATTTTCCCAAAGCTCCGGAGCGCGGCTGGTCTGCGGGCCGCCCCAGAAGTGTCCGGCCTAGCGGCGCCTTGTCCCAAGTTGCCGCCGCTCAGACGCGGGCCGCTGCAGGCTGGGTGCACCTCCTGACCGGTGCCCCGTAGAAGACGTACTAACCAaccccgggggggagggggagggacggggGTCGCAGTCACGTGAGGGCGCCCCTCCCTTGTCCTCCCTTGTCCTTCCCTGGGCCTGACCCCCTCCTGCTCAGTCGTGGGACCCCTGGGGAAGGGGCGCCCTCCTGATAGGCAAGGCCTATGGCAGACACAGCACAGCCCTCTTTAGGCCGCGGTCTCGGGGCTCCACACGGGCTTGGAACAGggtgtgggggggaagggggccaGGGTCAGGATCTTCCTAGTGTGTGTGCGCCAGGACCCAACAAGACCACAGGGGGGAGAGGGGCTGCCCCCCAGGCCACAGCTAGCAGGACTGACCTCACCCCACAGCTGGAGCCCAGACAAACCCAGGTCCCCAAAGGGCAAGGTTCATGGGGAGACAGGTTCACCCCCCACACACCAGCCTGTGGCCCCCCGACTTCCCCCAGCCTCTCCGTGGTGGCTGCAGGGTCTGCAGGCAAGGAACGGGTCAAGCTGAGGACAGCCCCAGGCCCCATGTGCATCAGGGGCCCTGGAAAAAGCTCCCACCCCACGCCTGGGGGTCCCCAGAGGCTGGGGGGCCCTTCCCGGGCACTGGCAGAGGCTCCAGCCAGCAGGCCCAGCCTGTTTGGTGGGAGGATTTGGTCCTTCCTCTCAGGGTTTCTGTCCGTCAGGGCTGCCTGCTCCGTCCCTCCCTGGTGCCAGCACACCTGTGCTGCTGTCCCCTGAGGGGGAG is a genomic window of Phyllostomus discolor isolate MPI-MPIP mPhyDis1 chromosome 6, mPhyDis1.pri.v3, whole genome shotgun sequence containing:
- the LOC114499179 gene encoding interferon-induced transmembrane protein 3-like, which produces MSRTSQRFFTGPHAGVPTSYEMLKEEHEVAVLGAPQISAPVTTTVVNIQPETAMPDHIVWSLFNTLFFNVCCLGFVAFAYSVKSRDRKMVKDMTGAQSYASTAKSLNIAALVLGLLIIFGVIIAAITCAVISVT
- the LOC114499178 gene encoding interferon-induced transmembrane protein 2-like — encoded protein: MIKEEHEVAVLGVPQGPGPVVSTLVNIQTEPAVHDHITWSLLSSIYFNFCCLGLAAYYQSIKSRDRKMVGDMTGAQSYASTAKCLNVCALILSVILFIFHCNSHEDLGAEKMLGAAPRTRGCGLSRGEPNGRHSAPSDGPALRLREAAGAAQFSQSSGARLVCGPPQKCPA